The following proteins come from a genomic window of Lolium rigidum isolate FL_2022 chromosome 5, APGP_CSIRO_Lrig_0.1, whole genome shotgun sequence:
- the LOC124655148 gene encoding replication factor C subunit 2-like, with amino-acid sequence MAPLVPSSQPWVEKYRPRQVKDVAHQEEVVRVLTNTLQTADLPHMLFYGPPGTGKTTTALAIAFQLYGPELYKSRVLELNASDERGINVVRTKIKDFAAVAVGSARKAGYPCPPYKIIILDEADSVTEDAQNALRRTMETYSKVTRFFFICNYISRIIEPLASRCAKFRFKPLSEDVMTNRILHICNEEGLTLDAQALSTLSAISQGDLRRAITYLQSAARLFGSSISSNDLISVSGAIPEDIVKSLLAACKSGEFDVANKEVNNIIADGYPVSQLLSQFLDVIVNADDIPDEHKARICKKLGEADKCLVDGADEYLQLLDMASETIRALLNIPQGLVF; translated from the exons ATGGCGCCGCTCGTGCCGTCGTCGCAGCCATGGGTGGAGAAATA CCGGCCGAGGCAAGTGAAGGACGTCGCGCACCAGGAGGAGGTGGTCCGGGTGCTCACCAACACCCTCCAGACCGCCGAC CTACCACACATGCTGTTCTACGGCCCGCCTGGCACGGGGAAGACCACCACTGCTCTCGCCATCGCCTTCCAGCTCTACGG TCCAGAGCTCTACAAGTCAAGAGTTTTGGAACTTAATGCTAGTGATGAACGGGGAATTAATGTGGTGAGGACGAAGATAAAAGATTTTGCTGCTGTGGCTGTTGGTTCTGCACGGAAAGC TGGTTATCCCTGCCCACCATACAAGATTATTATACTAGATGAAGCAGATTCAGTGACAGAAGATGCCCAG AATGCGTTGAGGCGTACTATGGAGACTTATTCCAAAGTGACAAGATTCTTTTTCATATGCAATTATATCAGCAG GATAATAGAGCCACTGGCATCAAGATGTGCAAAGTTTAGGTTCAAGCCTCTATCAGAAGATGTGATGACCAACCGCATCTTGCATATATGCAATGAAGAAGGGCTCACTCTGGATGCTCAG GCATTGTCCACATTAAGTGCCATCTCTCAAGGAGATCTTCGTCGTGCTATAACTTACCTTCAG AGTGCAGCTCGCTTATTTGGGTCTTCTATTTCTTCCAACGACTTGATTAGTGTTTCAGGG GCTATCCCTGAAGATATTGTCAAGTCATTGCTAGCAGCATGCAAATCTGGTGAATTTGATGTGGCAAACAAGGAAGTTAACAACATTATTGCAGATGGATATCCAGTTTCCCAGCTGCTCTCACAG TTTCTAGATGTGATTGTCAATGCGGATGATATTCCAGATGAGCACAAGGCAAGAATATGTAAAAAGCTCGGGGAAGCTGATAAG TGCTTGGTCGATGGGGCAGATGAGTATTTACAGCTTCTGGATATGGCTAGCGAGACAATCCGTGCTCTTCTTAATATCCCCCAAGGTCTGGTCTTCTAA
- the LOC124657894 gene encoding nifU-like protein 1, chloroplastic: protein MQAAATWTPTTSPSTSTSCSSSSQFKVGVVSLSRGTRTPSATATSCAVTTRRPPQVVRPIADPIPVIGSPLTAESIELVLDEVRPYLKADGGNVALHEIDGNVVRLKLQGNCGSCPSSVMTMKMTIQRRLMAKLPEIVAVEAITDKEAGLKLNEENVEKVLDEIRPYLAGAGGGNLKFVTINRFTVKVRLTGPAAGVAAVRGAVAKKLREQIPPIAAVQLLS, encoded by the exons AtgcaggcggcggcgacgtggaCGCCGACCACCTCGccgtccacctccacctcctgctcctcctcctcgcaatTCAAG GTCGGGGTTGTGTCGTTGTCGCGTGGGACGAGAACCCCCTCTGCCACGGCAACATCGTGCGCCGTGACCACTCGCCGGCCGCCGCAAG TTGTCCGACCCATTGCCGACCCGATTCCGGTGATCGGTTCGCCATTAACCGCTGAAAGCATCGAGCTTGTTCTGGACGAAGTGCGCCCGTACCTTAAGGCGGACGGAGGAAACGTTGCCTTGCATGAGATCGACGGGAATGTGGTGAGGCTGAAGCTCCAAGGAAACTGCGGGTCATGCCCGAGCTCggtgatgacgatgaagatgacaatTCAACGACGCCTGATGGCTAAACTACCAGAGATTGTTGCGGTTGAAGCTATCACGGACAAGGAGGCTGGACTTAAGCTCAACGAGGAGAATGTTGAAAAG GTACTCGATGAGATCAGGCCATACCTTGCTGGTGCTGGAGGGGGCAATCTCAAGTTTGTCACCATCAACAGATTCACCGTGAAAGTCCGACTCACAGGCCCTGCAGCAGGTGTGGCGGCCGTCCGAGGAGCAGTAGCCAAGAAGCTCAGAGAGCAGATCCCACCCATTGCAGCTGTCCAGCTATTATCGTAA
- the LOC124651851 gene encoding transmembrane 9 superfamily member 1-like produces MLPSSRGGGGGRNRLLLLLALAAVLNAASPRRASASESDHKFKEGDSVTLWVNKVGPYNNPQETYNYHSLPFCHPSENPGHKWGGLGEVLGGNELIDSQLDIKFLKNVEKRSICTLELDSKKIQQFSDAIESSYWFEFFIDDLPLWGFVGETDKNSENKHYLYTHKNILVKYNDNRIIHVNLTQESPKLLEAAKKLDMTYSVKWVPTDVSFARRFEVYLDYPFFEHQIHWFSIFNSFMMVIFLTGLVSMILMRTLRNDYAKYARDDDDLESLERDVNEESGWKLVHGDVFRPPRSLTFLSALVGIGTQLAALILLVIVLAIVGMLYVGRGAIITTFIVCYALTSFISGYVSAGLYSRNGGKNWIKAMILTASLFPFLHFTIGFALNTIAIFYGSLAAIPFGTMVVMFVLWAFISFPLVLLGTVVGRNWSGAPNNPCRVKTIPRPIPERKWYLTPSVISLMGGLLPFGSIFIEMYFVFTSFWNYKVYYVYGFMLLVFVILLIVTICVTIVGTYFLLNAENYHWQWTSFFSAASTALYVYLYSIYYYHVKTKMSGFFQTSFYFGYTMMFCLGLGILCGAIGYLGSTLFVRRIYRNIKCD; encoded by the exons TTCAAAGAGGGAGATTCAGTAACGCTATGGGTGAACAAAGTTGGGCCTTACaataatcctcaagaaacttacaATTATCACAGCCTTCCATTTTGTCACCCGTCTGAGAACCCTGGACATAAATGGGGCGGTCTTGGAGAGGTCCTGGGTGGAAATGAGCTGATTGATAGTCAGCTTGACATAAAGTTCTTGA AAAATGTGGAAAAGCGCTCCATTTGCACACTTGAACTGGATTCCAAAAAGATTCAACAATTTTCTGATGCCATTGAAAGCTCGTACTGGTTTGAATTTTTCATAG ATGATCTGCCTCTTTGGG GTTTTGTTGGAGAGACTGACAAAAACAGTGAAAACAAGCACTATCTTTACACCCACAAGAACATTCTTGTCAAATACAATGATAACAGA ATAATTCATGTCAATCTTACTCAAGAGTCCCCTAAGCTCCTTGAAGCTGCTAAAAAGTTGGACATGACATATTCAGTGAAGTGGGTACCAACAGATGTCTCATTTGCACGTCGTTTTGAAGTTTACCTCGATTATCCTTTCTTTGAACACCAG ATTCACTGGTTCTCCATTTTCAATTCCTTCATGATGGTTATTTTTCTCACTGGTTTGGTTTCAATGATATTGATGCGAACACTGAGAAATGATTATGCAAAATATGCTCGTGATGATGATGATCTGGAGTCACTG GAGAGGGATGTTAATGAGGAATCTGGATGGAAACTTGTCCATGGTGATGTATTTCGTCCTCCTAGAAGCTTGACATTTCTTTCTGCTCTTGTTGGTATCGGCACTCAGCTGGCAGCTCTTATCCTTCTTGTGATTGTATTGGCCATTGTTGGCATGTTATATGTTGG GCGAGGTGCTATCATCACAACCTTCATTGTGTGCTATGCTCTTACATCTTTCATTTCTGGATATGTTAGTGCTGGTCTCTACTCGAGGAATGGTG GTAAAAACTGGATAAAGGCTATGATCCTTACAGCATCCCTCTTTCCATTCTTGCACTTCACAATTGGCTTTGCACTGAATACAATTGCAATCTTCTATGGATCATTAGCAGCAATACCATTTGGTACAATGGTTGTCATGTTTGTCCTTTGGGCTTTCATCTCCTTTCCCCTGGTGCTTTTGGGTACGGTCGTTGGTAGAAACTGGAGTGGGGCTCCTAACAATCCCTGCCGAGTAAAGACTATTCCACGCCCTATTCCTGAGAGGAAGTGGTACCTTACACCTTCTGTCATCTCATTGATGGGTGGGCTTCTTCCCTTTGGTAGCATCTTCATTGAGATGTACTTTGTGTTCACATCATTCTGGAACTACAAG GTGTATTATGTCTACGGCTTCATGTTGCTAGTCTTTGTCATTCTTCTGATAGTTACAATCTGTGTCACAATTGTTGGTACTTATTTCTTGCTGAACGCCGAGAACTACCATTGGCAATGGACTTCATTTTTCTCTGCTGCATCGACAGCGCTATATGTGTATCTGTACTCCATCTACTACTATCATGTGAAGACAAAGATGTCTGGCTTTTTCCAGACaagtttctactttggctacaCAATGATGTTCTGTCTTGGTCTAGGCATACTTTGCG gtgctattggctatctaGGGTCAACTCTTTTTGTGAGGAGAATCTACAGAAACATCAAATGTGATTAA